One Alicyclobacillus acidoterrestris DNA window includes the following coding sequences:
- a CDS encoding GNAT family N-acetyltransferase yields MDLHLREISPEDKAIIAKLRVWDVSEANRHWYTCRPVAPVKDLHDYIDSMVERIERRVIRPFVLVSDERDECLCGKITAFDFNPRNRSAELGYYLPQMNRGMGFGRIMLRQFLHAMFEDAEWNLHKLYATTASGNQVSIHLLNRFGGSVPSSGVN; encoded by the coding sequence TTGGATTTACACTTGCGAGAAATTTCGCCAGAGGATAAGGCTATCATCGCGAAGTTGAGGGTGTGGGATGTGTCGGAGGCGAATCGTCATTGGTATACTTGTCGGCCAGTAGCACCGGTCAAAGACTTGCACGACTATATCGATTCGATGGTAGAACGAATCGAACGGCGAGTTATCCGCCCCTTCGTGCTCGTATCGGATGAACGCGATGAGTGTTTGTGTGGGAAAATAACTGCCTTTGACTTTAATCCGCGAAATCGTAGTGCTGAATTGGGCTATTATCTTCCTCAAATGAACCGTGGGATGGGGTTCGGCCGTATCATGTTACGTCAGTTTCTACATGCGATGTTTGAGGATGCGGAATGGAACCTGCATAAGTTGTATGCGACGACGGCCTCTGGGAATCAGGTGTCTATTCATCTTCTCAACCGCTTTGGAGGTAGTGTCCCGTCAAGTGGTGTAAATTGA
- a CDS encoding methyl-accepting chemotaxis protein has protein sequence MLANETIEVNEKLNLHPMIQMLIHLGPMLTELFPDDVTVGISDTTTLRISIPGKKFSLGLEPGYRLTPGDGMFEAVQTGRPVRMAVPKDVFGVPLISSAIPLRDEQGTVIGAMAVGVNMERYEHLFSIASTLSTAVEQISATIQELASSTNVLSINMNDISAQSNEVRKSINNINHIANTVRDISNKSKILGLNASIEAARSSEFGKGFSIIAQEVRKLAADSKEQTDIIHETVHNIEQLIHSLTESVSAINQETDSQSVAAEQLASTIQELSQSANALAEYAQNIVSGTHQDN, from the coding sequence ATGCTAGCGAATGAGACTATCGAAGTGAATGAGAAACTTAACCTGCATCCAATGATTCAGATGCTTATACACCTTGGCCCCATGTTGACGGAGTTGTTTCCAGACGACGTCACGGTAGGAATCTCCGACACCACAACGCTCAGGATATCCATTCCCGGGAAAAAATTCTCACTCGGACTAGAACCAGGCTATCGTTTGACACCTGGGGATGGGATGTTTGAGGCGGTTCAAACCGGCAGACCAGTCAGAATGGCTGTACCTAAAGACGTGTTCGGTGTGCCGCTCATTTCAAGTGCAATCCCGCTTCGTGACGAACAAGGCACTGTAATTGGCGCCATGGCTGTTGGCGTAAACATGGAGCGGTATGAGCATCTCTTTTCCATCGCGTCGACATTGTCCACCGCCGTGGAGCAAATCAGTGCAACTATCCAGGAACTCGCGAGTTCCACCAATGTGTTATCCATCAACATGAACGATATCTCTGCTCAGTCAAATGAAGTTCGGAAAAGTATCAATAATATTAACCACATCGCGAACACGGTGCGAGATATCTCTAACAAAAGTAAAATCCTAGGACTCAATGCGTCGATTGAGGCGGCGAGATCGAGTGAGTTCGGCAAAGGATTTTCCATTATCGCACAAGAGGTTCGGAAGTTAGCCGCTGATTCGAAAGAACAAACCGATATTATTCACGAAACAGTCCATAACATTGAACAGTTAATACACAGTCTGACTGAATCTGTATCAGCCATCAACCAAGAGACGGACAGTCAATCAGTCGCGGCAGAACAACTGGCCTCCACGATACAAGAGCTCAGTCAAAGTGCCAACGCGTTAGCAGAATACGCGCAAAACATCGTCTCCGGTACACATCAAGACAACTAG
- a CDS encoding catechol 2,3-dioxygenase yields the protein MISTMQGDDDVAKELVFDVAHLGHVELLTPKPEKSLDFFTEVLGMQEVKREGDSVFLRCWGEWQQYSIKLTASAQAGVGHTALRAMSPEALERRAAAIADRGLAVGWTDGDFGHGKTFQFHGPDGHLFELYYEQEKYQAPEHLKPVLKNQPQKFTGKGVSVKHLDHINFLSSNTVADGTFMEEQLGLRLTEQIVLDNGYRPGVWYRATNKSYDIVYTHDATGSRGRLHHLAFSVDTNEGIWRAADIFVDHHVFIEFAPSKHAINQTYFVYVYEPGGNRIEICSGGYLVLDPDWEPISWSEKERARGQFWGNKTVESFHTYGTPVV from the coding sequence ATGATTTCTACGATGCAAGGGGATGATGATGTGGCAAAGGAATTGGTGTTTGATGTCGCACATTTGGGGCACGTGGAACTGTTGACGCCAAAGCCGGAAAAGAGTCTAGATTTCTTCACGGAAGTTCTAGGGATGCAAGAGGTGAAACGTGAAGGGGACTCGGTTTTTCTGCGGTGTTGGGGAGAATGGCAGCAGTATTCCATTAAGTTGACTGCATCAGCACAGGCGGGCGTCGGCCATACCGCATTGCGTGCGATGAGTCCAGAAGCGTTGGAGCGCCGTGCAGCAGCTATTGCGGATCGCGGTTTGGCAGTCGGCTGGACGGACGGTGACTTCGGTCACGGCAAGACGTTTCAGTTTCATGGGCCCGATGGGCACTTGTTTGAACTGTACTATGAACAAGAGAAATATCAAGCACCAGAGCACCTAAAACCCGTTTTGAAAAATCAACCTCAGAAGTTCACCGGGAAAGGGGTATCCGTGAAACATCTGGATCACATCAATTTCCTCTCCTCTAACACGGTGGCCGATGGCACGTTTATGGAAGAGCAACTAGGGTTGCGCTTGACAGAGCAAATCGTTTTGGACAACGGCTATCGTCCCGGTGTCTGGTATCGGGCGACGAATAAGTCGTATGATATCGTTTACACGCATGACGCAACCGGATCGCGCGGTCGACTTCACCATCTTGCCTTCAGCGTGGACACCAACGAAGGGATTTGGCGGGCGGCGGATATCTTTGTTGATCACCATGTGTTTATCGAGTTTGCTCCAAGTAAACACGCGATTAATCAAACCTATTTTGTCTATGTTTACGAACCTGGTGGAAATCGTATTGAGATTTGCTCAGGTGGATATTTGGTGCTTGATCCCGATTGGGAACCCATCTCCTGGTCGGAAAAGGAACGCGCCCGCGGGCAGTTCTGGGGGAATAAAACCGTGGAGAGCTTCCACACCTATGGGACCCCTGTGGTCTGA
- a CDS encoding MBL fold metallo-hydrolase, with the protein MEIAKNVHLLESTKGSYVYLVLGQEPVLIDTGMPKREAKMIAELATLGISINDIAHILLTHHDVDHIGNAHALQQQSQSTLWAPEKDVPYIHGDLPRHGIKRLIGKLVRVTTPKVDRVYQPGVKIGDIEVIETPGHTPGHVSFLYGDTLFAGDLVTSKNGKLAPSPKIMSWNSQAVSRSIDKLKSFQFDWVCPAHGEPVKRTSLFG; encoded by the coding sequence ATGGAAATCGCAAAAAATGTCCACTTGCTCGAGAGCACCAAGGGAAGTTACGTATATTTGGTGTTGGGCCAGGAGCCGGTGTTAATTGACACTGGCATGCCAAAGCGGGAAGCCAAGATGATTGCCGAATTGGCGACGTTGGGGATATCCATCAACGACATCGCGCATATTCTGTTGACACATCACGATGTCGATCACATTGGCAACGCCCACGCCTTACAACAACAATCCCAAAGCACGCTCTGGGCACCGGAGAAGGATGTTCCGTACATCCATGGCGACCTGCCGCGTCACGGGATTAAACGCCTGATTGGGAAACTGGTGCGGGTGACCACGCCGAAGGTCGATCGCGTTTATCAACCAGGCGTCAAGATTGGCGATATTGAAGTCATTGAAACACCGGGACATACGCCTGGACATGTGTCATTCTTATATGGTGATACGCTATTTGCTGGCGACTTGGTCACCAGTAAGAATGGAAAATTAGCGCCTTCTCCCAAGATCATGTCCTGGAATTCGCAAGCAGTTTCTCGTTCGATAGACAAGCTCAAATCGTTTCAATTTGACTGGGTTTGCCCAGCACACGGGGAACCCGTAAAGCGAACGAGCCTGTTCGGTTGA
- a CDS encoding L,D-transpeptidase, whose amino-acid sequence MHPRKKLYMLGTLVFLGLSQTGCGQFGHLSHVVSTSVSLHGITDNGSANQTTVSISKGNKGNNGTDAVASGSTNGTSASASGATDPQYPSLGLGMTGPEVLALNERLAELGYLPVAISAAAQPIIALSNLDSPPQVSFQWRYQNVPAELLSEWSANTYTQMTRGAVIAVEYDNHLPIDGMVGKQVWQAILSKDAMKDARPYTYVLVTENPAPEELRVWQAGQWVYQSIANTGVAGAPSTDGTFAVYERLVSQTMRGTNPDGTKYVDPGVPYINYYNGSEAIHGFQRASYGFPQSVGCVELPVDNAKAVWSLIDYGTLVTVEGQYSPSTQPTTSTTGDNQQTSGQGQQTTKPSKTSDTSGNSASGQNRASDSNPTSGKTGTNATGNSSTSSNSTGNTTGSSSGSPAGTTSSGSSTPPKRSTGTSNATGNDATSNNATSIGSNSTGNVT is encoded by the coding sequence ATGCATCCACGTAAAAAATTATATATGCTAGGAACACTTGTATTCCTCGGATTGAGTCAGACAGGGTGTGGCCAATTTGGCCATTTGAGCCACGTCGTGTCGACTTCCGTATCATTGCATGGTATCACGGATAACGGTTCCGCAAATCAGACGACTGTATCCATCTCGAAAGGAAATAAAGGAAACAATGGAACTGATGCAGTTGCGTCAGGGTCGACCAATGGCACGTCCGCATCGGCGTCTGGTGCAACGGATCCGCAGTATCCGTCCTTGGGGCTCGGCATGACAGGACCAGAGGTACTTGCACTCAATGAACGCCTTGCAGAGTTGGGATACTTGCCCGTGGCAATCAGCGCTGCGGCGCAGCCGATTATTGCCTTAAGTAATTTGGATTCACCACCGCAAGTGTCGTTTCAGTGGCGCTATCAAAATGTCCCTGCTGAATTATTATCGGAGTGGTCTGCAAATACCTATACACAAATGACCCGTGGCGCTGTTATCGCGGTGGAGTATGACAATCATCTGCCGATAGACGGAATGGTGGGTAAACAGGTGTGGCAGGCGATACTGAGTAAGGATGCAATGAAAGACGCCCGGCCATATACCTACGTCCTGGTAACGGAGAATCCTGCACCTGAAGAACTTCGTGTTTGGCAGGCAGGGCAGTGGGTGTATCAGTCCATTGCAAATACTGGCGTCGCCGGCGCACCGTCTACGGATGGGACGTTTGCTGTTTACGAGCGACTCGTGTCGCAGACGATGAGAGGGACGAATCCAGATGGAACAAAATATGTCGATCCCGGCGTTCCCTATATCAATTACTACAATGGCAGCGAGGCCATTCACGGCTTTCAACGCGCCTCCTATGGATTTCCGCAGAGCGTGGGCTGCGTTGAATTGCCGGTAGACAATGCTAAAGCGGTGTGGTCGTTGATTGACTATGGCACGTTGGTGACTGTGGAAGGGCAATATTCACCTTCTACGCAGCCTACCACATCTACCACAGGCGACAATCAACAGACGAGTGGCCAGGGACAGCAGACTACGAAGCCGTCGAAAACGAGCGACACGAGCGGGAATTCCGCGAGCGGGCAAAACCGGGCAAGTGACTCCAATCCGACGTCAGGGAAAACCGGTACGAACGCGACGGGCAACAGTAGCACGTCGAGTAACTCGACGGGAAATACGACCGGATCTAGTTCAGGCAGTCCAGCAGGAACGACTTCAAGTGGCAGTAGCACGCCGCCAAAGCGTAGTACTGGCACGTCAAACGCCACGGGCAATGATGCGACAAGTAACAATGCGACGAGTATCGGTTCGAATAGTACGGGGAATGTCACGTAG
- a CDS encoding purine-cytosine permease family protein, which produces MNVERRSIEYIPDEERHGKVRNLFNIWFSGNMQLTPVMTGAATISLGLNLFWAMVAVVVGNLIGGLFMATHSAQGPKLGIPQMIQSRAQFGVIGAIIPLALVMVMYVGSVYYSGLLGAQAIHSALPGVPVWLAMVVLNGVTLVVTTYGYDLIHTLEKYFAIVFGLFFIYITVKAVQLPFPQHSWSMTSFKAGPFLMALSICATWLLTYAPYVADYSRYLPRNTSSKATFGWTYAGGVIGTIWPMTLGVLLIAASSKFGDNPNGFLAALVGPTLAPILYLVIVLGILGVNVLNLYCAFMATVTTIEPFTEIKITSVKRFVILGIIDAIATWIGIVGQGSLITIINDFLLMLQYIVVPWSAINLVDFYFLRRGKYSVRDIFDINGKYGRFNWICIGAYVITVIAQIPFMNVSGIYEGPISKAIGHADIAWIVALILPAVIYYFAMKIKSPSTSKTYRSKAVVNDA; this is translated from the coding sequence GTGAATGTTGAACGACGAAGTATCGAGTATATTCCAGATGAAGAACGGCACGGAAAAGTCCGTAATTTGTTCAATATCTGGTTCAGTGGGAATATGCAGCTGACGCCAGTCATGACTGGTGCAGCGACGATTTCGCTTGGACTGAACCTGTTTTGGGCCATGGTGGCCGTCGTCGTTGGCAATTTGATTGGTGGATTGTTTATGGCCACCCACTCTGCCCAGGGTCCGAAATTGGGCATCCCGCAGATGATTCAAAGCCGGGCGCAATTTGGCGTCATTGGCGCGATTATCCCTTTGGCCTTAGTCATGGTGATGTATGTCGGTTCCGTCTATTACAGCGGATTGCTTGGCGCACAAGCGATTCACAGTGCGCTTCCCGGCGTCCCAGTCTGGCTTGCGATGGTCGTGCTAAATGGTGTCACATTGGTGGTCACCACATACGGTTACGATTTGATTCACACACTTGAAAAATATTTTGCCATCGTATTCGGGCTGTTCTTTATTTACATCACAGTCAAAGCCGTGCAGTTGCCGTTCCCGCAGCATAGTTGGTCGATGACCTCGTTTAAAGCCGGGCCATTCTTGATGGCGCTGAGTATTTGTGCCACATGGCTGTTGACGTACGCGCCATATGTTGCGGACTATTCCCGATACTTGCCCAGAAATACGTCCTCGAAGGCGACGTTTGGATGGACGTACGCAGGCGGTGTCATCGGAACCATCTGGCCGATGACGCTTGGCGTTTTGTTAATCGCCGCATCGTCCAAGTTCGGCGACAATCCGAATGGATTTCTCGCAGCACTCGTTGGCCCTACGCTGGCGCCGATTCTTTATCTCGTCATTGTCCTCGGGATTCTCGGTGTCAATGTCTTGAATTTGTACTGTGCATTCATGGCCACAGTTACGACGATTGAACCGTTCACAGAGATTAAAATTACATCGGTTAAGCGCTTTGTCATCTTGGGCATCATTGATGCGATTGCAACGTGGATTGGCATCGTGGGACAAGGCAGCTTAATCACCATCATCAACGATTTTCTACTGATGCTCCAGTACATTGTGGTTCCGTGGAGCGCGATTAACCTCGTCGATTTTTACTTCCTGCGGCGCGGGAAATATAGCGTCCGAGACATATTTGATATCAACGGTAAGTATGGGCGCTTCAATTGGATTTGTATTGGCGCCTATGTCATTACCGTGATCGCCCAAATTCCATTTATGAATGTATCGGGAATTTACGAAGGGCCGATTTCGAAAGCAATAGGGCACGCGGACATAGCCTGGATTGTAGCGTTGATATTACCTGCGGTGATCTACTACTTTGCGATGAAAATCAAATCACCATCCACAAGCAAAACGTATCGTTCGAAGGCAGTAGTGAATGATGCGTAA
- a CDS encoding IS256 family transposase: MASTDKIALLELIRKIGLEDGDVDFLKEGLRVLTQAVMEAEVSSLIGAERYERSEKRSNSRNGYREREWDTRVGTIDLQIPKLRKGSYFPSMLEPRRKAEKALLSVVQEAYVHGVSTRKVDELVESMGIQGISKSEVSRICKELDEVVQEFKNRPLEGTYPYLWLDATFPRVREGGRVQSMAFVIAIGVRDTGEREVLGFDIGTSEDGSFWLTFIRSLVARGLRGVQLVISDAHEGLRSAIGSALTGATWQRCRVHTMRNILSQVPRASQPMVSSIVRTIFAQPTQETAKQQLDVVVEQLRGKFPKAMDVLERAEEDVLAYMAFPKEHWKQICSTNPLERLNRELRRRFDVVGIFPNRESVIRLGGAILQEQNDEWIVARRYFSRESMAKLMSTQEPQLLAPTSVLHK; the protein is encoded by the coding sequence ATGGCTTCTACAGACAAGATCGCACTTTTGGAGTTAATTCGCAAGATCGGATTAGAAGATGGTGATGTCGATTTTTTGAAGGAAGGGCTGAGAGTCCTAACCCAGGCGGTGATGGAGGCTGAAGTGAGCTCTTTGATTGGCGCTGAACGGTATGAGCGCAGTGAGAAACGCAGCAATAGCCGTAATGGTTACAGAGAACGGGAATGGGACACCCGTGTCGGAACGATTGATTTGCAGATTCCGAAGCTTCGGAAAGGAAGCTACTTCCCCAGCATGCTAGAGCCTCGGCGGAAAGCTGAGAAGGCGTTGCTGTCCGTTGTTCAAGAGGCGTATGTGCATGGTGTGAGCACCCGCAAGGTGGACGAGTTGGTTGAGTCTATGGGCATTCAAGGAATTAGCAAGAGTGAAGTATCTCGTATCTGCAAAGAGTTAGACGAAGTAGTGCAGGAATTTAAAAACCGCCCACTTGAGGGGACATACCCATATCTATGGTTGGATGCGACATTCCCGAGAGTCCGTGAAGGCGGACGAGTTCAGAGTATGGCATTTGTAATTGCAATTGGCGTGCGAGACACCGGTGAGCGTGAGGTGTTGGGGTTTGACATTGGGACTAGTGAGGACGGCTCGTTTTGGCTGACATTCATCCGAAGTCTGGTTGCGCGTGGGTTGCGTGGTGTACAGCTGGTAATTAGTGATGCTCACGAAGGACTGCGCAGTGCGATTGGCTCTGCGTTGACCGGAGCGACCTGGCAGCGCTGTCGAGTTCATACAATGCGCAACATCCTCAGCCAGGTGCCTAGAGCGTCGCAACCGATGGTCTCGTCTATTGTCCGGACCATATTCGCTCAGCCAACACAGGAAACAGCCAAACAGCAACTGGATGTGGTTGTAGAGCAACTTCGTGGAAAGTTTCCAAAGGCGATGGATGTCTTGGAACGTGCAGAGGAAGACGTGCTAGCGTACATGGCATTCCCAAAGGAACACTGGAAACAGATATGCTCGACAAACCCGCTTGAGCGCTTAAATCGTGAACTCAGGCGACGCTTCGATGTCGTTGGTATCTTCCCGAACCGAGAGTCTGTCATTCGTCTAGGCGGAGCAATCCTCCAGGAACAGAACGATGAATGGATTGTAGCAAGGCGCTACTTTAGCCGAGAGTCAATGGCAAAACTCATGAGCACTCAAGAACCGCAATTACTGGCGCCAACGTCAGTTTTGCATAAATAG
- a CDS encoding MFS transporter, which produces MNQQEEDKPSFFRYENGVVLMMFFTFGFVFMERLSVSYLFPFFGPELKMSNADLGLLTSILAICWSLSGFVFGSLSDLIGSRKKVLLPITLAFSIFSFITGIARSVGSMLLIRGLMGVSEGPVLPIAQASVVADSQPKRRGFNMGFVQSSLGLIGSAVGPLVLTYVATKYSWHAGFYLAGVPGLVMFFVLLFWMQDPNRRMSKEQLAAHEHRLRREDYPVVFRTRNVWVTMLIAVFMMTWLFAFTTFAPTFLVEYDKFSGTQMGVITAFMGLGTFFWGFVGPSISDKWGRKPTLILFSCIAVLSPVCFALVHGSVVAMCIIGFLTCAGQACFPLFMVVVPSESLSPKYVGTAVGLVQLVGEFIGGTAVPTIGGMAADHYGLTAPLWIAAGGSLLSAFIAFAIKETAPAKVAKRLQVSGVNTPQV; this is translated from the coding sequence GTGAATCAGCAGGAGGAAGACAAACCATCATTTTTCCGCTATGAAAACGGTGTCGTATTGATGATGTTCTTTACGTTTGGGTTCGTTTTTATGGAACGGCTCAGTGTTTCCTACCTGTTCCCGTTTTTTGGTCCCGAATTAAAGATGAGCAATGCAGATCTCGGGTTGCTGACATCGATATTGGCGATATGCTGGTCGCTGTCCGGCTTTGTGTTCGGGTCGCTATCTGACTTAATCGGATCACGGAAGAAAGTGTTGTTGCCGATAACGCTGGCTTTCTCTATTTTCTCTTTCATCACGGGCATTGCGAGAAGCGTTGGCTCGATGTTGCTGATTCGCGGCTTGATGGGCGTATCCGAAGGTCCTGTACTTCCGATTGCTCAGGCCTCTGTCGTTGCGGACTCACAGCCGAAGCGTCGCGGATTCAATATGGGCTTTGTGCAGAGTTCGCTGGGATTGATAGGCTCCGCGGTGGGACCATTGGTTTTGACGTATGTGGCCACAAAATACTCGTGGCATGCAGGCTTTTATCTGGCGGGCGTACCCGGGCTGGTCATGTTTTTTGTGCTTCTGTTCTGGATGCAAGACCCGAATCGGAGGATGTCGAAAGAACAATTGGCCGCGCACGAACATCGGCTTCGCCGGGAGGATTACCCGGTTGTCTTTCGTACCAGAAATGTCTGGGTAACTATGTTGATAGCCGTGTTTATGATGACTTGGCTGTTTGCGTTTACGACCTTTGCGCCGACCTTTTTAGTTGAGTACGATAAGTTCTCCGGTACCCAGATGGGCGTTATCACAGCATTTATGGGCCTTGGCACTTTTTTCTGGGGATTTGTTGGCCCTTCGATTTCCGACAAATGGGGACGTAAGCCCACACTGATTTTGTTTTCCTGTATTGCAGTCTTGTCTCCAGTCTGTTTTGCCCTCGTCCATGGGTCCGTCGTCGCGATGTGTATCATCGGATTTTTGACCTGCGCGGGGCAGGCTTGCTTTCCTCTGTTTATGGTCGTCGTTCCGAGCGAATCTCTGTCTCCGAAATATGTAGGTACCGCAGTTGGATTGGTGCAGTTGGTTGGTGAATTTATTGGGGGGACCGCAGTGCCAACTATCGGTGGAATGGCAGCTGACCACTATGGGTTGACTGCGCCGTTGTGGATTGCTGCGGGCGGATCGTTACTAAGTGCGTTTATCGCATTTGCCATTAAGGAAACTGCACCTGCAAAAGTTGCAAAGCGGCTGCAGGTCAGCGGCGTGAATACACCGCAGGTCTAG
- a CDS encoding arylamine N-acetyltransferase family protein, with protein MQQEDAFSERRVQRYLERIGVFEELEVNYDSLLMIQAQHMLTVPFENLNIVDKKPIELDFYALYEKIVVKRRGGYCYELNGLLAWCLKQLGFEVTVLSGRVRREDGSFGPEFDHMVLMVHLDKDYVVDVGFGDSARRPLPLSGDIMTDVSGQYRITSDTDSQLLLFQKKLNNDWVNQFCFTRTPRQMDDFQEMNVFQQTSPASFFTKGLIVSLATRDGRVTISRDTFIETKGTDKKTRPILSDDERNELLKCYFNIEVV; from the coding sequence TTGCAACAAGAGGATGCATTCAGCGAACGTCGTGTGCAGCGATATTTAGAACGAATTGGTGTTTTTGAAGAACTGGAAGTCAATTACGACTCGCTTCTGATGATTCAAGCGCAACATATGCTTACTGTTCCATTTGAAAATCTAAATATCGTAGATAAGAAACCGATAGAACTCGATTTCTATGCTTTATATGAAAAGATTGTCGTGAAGCGACGAGGCGGGTATTGTTACGAACTCAATGGATTGCTCGCATGGTGTTTGAAACAGCTGGGCTTCGAGGTAACGGTTTTGTCGGGAAGGGTTCGGCGTGAGGACGGATCGTTTGGCCCTGAATTTGATCACATGGTTCTGATGGTTCATCTGGATAAAGACTATGTTGTGGATGTCGGATTTGGGGATTCCGCCCGCAGGCCTCTACCGTTGTCGGGAGACATAATGACAGATGTGAGCGGACAGTACCGGATTACGTCAGATACAGATTCACAGCTTCTTTTATTTCAGAAGAAACTGAATAATGATTGGGTCAATCAATTTTGTTTCACGCGAACACCGAGACAAATGGATGACTTTCAAGAGATGAATGTCTTTCAGCAGACGTCTCCAGCGTCGTTTTTTACGAAAGGACTCATCGTCTCTCTCGCAACCCGGGATGGGCGCGTGACCATTTCTCGAGATACGTTTATTGAGACGAAAGGCACGGATAAGAAAACGAGGCCAATCTTGTCTGATGACGAACGTAACGAATTACTGAAGTGTTATTTCAATATTGAAGTTGTGTGA
- a CDS encoding GNAT family N-acetyltransferase, producing MITFRFATVSDTNLIHEITQDAWEAYKNIPGSSSALNETPEQIRTMLATNDSTAVLGYADSEPVLSVRLHLEDNYLLFSRLGVRKAHQGRGYARMALAWLDEYAKLNHINEIRCTVRASIRRNVQLYESVGYRRISEELLEKENGVTLMVWTMTKNM from the coding sequence GTGATAACCTTCCGCTTTGCCACTGTCTCCGACACAAACCTCATCCACGAGATTACGCAAGATGCTTGGGAAGCGTACAAGAACATTCCAGGTTCCTCCAGTGCGCTGAACGAAACGCCTGAACAGATTCGTACTATGTTAGCCACCAACGACTCCACGGCAGTTCTTGGCTATGCGGACAGCGAACCCGTATTGTCCGTTCGCCTTCACCTAGAGGACAACTACCTCCTGTTTTCACGCCTTGGTGTGCGAAAGGCACACCAAGGTCGCGGCTACGCCAGGATGGCCCTCGCGTGGCTCGACGAATATGCCAAATTGAACCACATCAATGAGATTCGTTGTACAGTGCGGGCTTCCATACGCCGGAATGTACAGCTCTATGAATCCGTTGGCTATCGAAGAATTAGCGAAGAATTGTTGGAAAAGGAAAATGGCGTCACATTAATGGTATGGACCATGACAAAAAACATGTAA